One Qiania dongpingensis genomic window carries:
- a CDS encoding Sir2 family NAD-dependent protein deacetylase: MAYEILKKMIDESQKIMVFSGMGMIRESGIAYFRDEPYAYQIEAEYGVSPEELLSAQFYNSRPGSFYNFYKKEVLSRGGEPNPAHYALARLEAQKKKTGGYVTVATRSISGMHQAAGVKNVIELHGNFHNNRCTGCGKEFSPEYILKSHGIPHCDKCQSAIRPGILLAGEMLDNGLITKVANETEAADMLLVIGTHLDAYLTKRFRLYYTGDKLVLINNETHPTDREADMVIYEKVSDVLPEVIQ; encoded by the coding sequence ATGGCATATGAAATATTGAAGAAGATGATCGATGAAAGCCAGAAGATTATGGTGTTCAGCGGCATGGGTATGATACGGGAATCGGGAATCGCTTACTTTCGGGATGAGCCTTACGCGTATCAGATTGAAGCTGAATACGGTGTGTCGCCGGAAGAGCTTTTAAGCGCCCAGTTTTACAACAGCCGTCCAGGCTCCTTCTACAACTTTTATAAGAAAGAGGTCTTAAGCAGAGGCGGAGAGCCGAATCCGGCTCATTATGCCCTGGCTCGTCTGGAAGCTCAGAAAAAGAAAACCGGGGGATATGTGACCGTAGCGACCAGGAGCATATCTGGTATGCATCAGGCGGCCGGAGTGAAAAATGTCATAGAGCTGCACGGAAACTTTCACAACAACAGGTGTACCGGGTGCGGAAAGGAATTTTCACCGGAGTATATTTTAAAATCCCACGGAATTCCCCACTGTGACAAGTGCCAGAGTGCGATCAGGCCGGGTATCCTTCTGGCGGGAGAGATGCTCGACAATGGCCTGATCACTAAGGTGGCCAATGAAACGGAGGCGGCCGATATGCTTCTTGTGATAGGCACCCATCTGGATGCTTATCTGACCAAGAGGTTCCGCCTTTATTACACTGGGGACAAGCTGGTGCTGATCAACAATGAGACTCATCCGACGGACCGGGAAGCCGATATGGTGATCTATGAAAAAGTATCGGATGTACTGCCAGAGGTCATTCAATAG
- the gltX gene encoding glutamate--tRNA ligase has product MERVRTRFAPSPTGKMHVGNLRTALYAYLIAKHDGGDFLLRVEDTDQERFVEGALDIIYRTLEKTGLIHDEGPDKDGGCGPYVQSERNARGIYLQYAKELVDKGEAYYCFCDKDRLDSLKTEVAGKEIVVYDKHCLHLSKEEVEEKLKAGVPYVIRQNNPTEGTTTFSDEIYGDITVENSELDDMILIKSDGYPTYNFANVVDDHLMGITHVVRGNEYLSSSPKYTRLYHAFGWKEPVYVHCPLITDEQHKKLSKRCGHSSFEDLISQGFVTEAVVNYVALLGWCPEENREIFSLEELVKAFDYRHMSKSPAVFDIQKLKWMNGEYIKAMDPDSFYAMAEPYLREAIHKPLDLKKIAQMVQTRIEVFPDIAGLVDFFEALPEYETSMYVHKKMKTTEESSLAVLKEILPVLEAQEHFTNDALYGVLKNYAKEKGCKNGYVLWPVRTAVSGKQMTPAGATEIMEIIGKEETVSRIQKGIEKLSAC; this is encoded by the coding sequence ATGGAAAGAGTAAGAACGAGGTTTGCGCCGAGCCCCACAGGCAAAATGCATGTGGGAAACCTGCGTACGGCGCTGTATGCTTATTTGATCGCGAAACACGACGGGGGTGATTTCCTTCTGCGTGTGGAAGACACGGATCAGGAACGCTTTGTGGAGGGAGCCCTGGATATTATTTACCGGACGCTTGAAAAGACGGGGCTTATCCATGATGAGGGCCCTGACAAGGACGGCGGCTGCGGCCCCTATGTGCAGAGCGAGAGAAATGCCCGGGGCATTTATCTGCAATATGCAAAAGAACTGGTGGATAAGGGGGAGGCGTATTATTGCTTTTGCGATAAGGACCGGCTGGATTCTCTAAAGACTGAGGTTGCGGGTAAAGAAATCGTGGTATATGATAAGCATTGTCTGCACCTATCCAAAGAAGAAGTGGAAGAGAAGCTGAAAGCCGGAGTGCCCTATGTGATTCGCCAGAACAATCCCACGGAAGGGACGACGACTTTTTCCGATGAGATTTATGGGGATATCACCGTGGAAAATTCTGAGCTTGACGATATGATCCTGATCAAGTCGGACGGATATCCCACTTATAATTTTGCCAATGTGGTGGACGACCATTTAATGGGAATTACCCATGTGGTAAGAGGCAACGAATATCTTTCCTCCTCGCCGAAGTATACGAGGCTGTACCATGCTTTCGGCTGGAAGGAGCCGGTGTATGTCCATTGTCCGCTGATCACCGACGAACAGCATAAAAAACTGAGTAAGCGCTGCGGCCATTCCTCCTTTGAGGATTTGATCTCTCAGGGCTTTGTGACGGAGGCAGTGGTGAATTACGTGGCGCTTCTGGGCTGGTGCCCGGAGGAGAACCGGGAAATCTTTTCCCTGGAGGAGCTGGTAAAGGCCTTTGATTATCGTCATATGAGCAAATCACCGGCAGTATTTGACATTCAGAAACTTAAATGGATGAATGGTGAATATATAAAGGCGATGGATCCGGATTCGTTTTATGCCATGGCAGAGCCCTATCTCAGAGAGGCCATCCATAAACCGCTGGATTTAAAGAAGATCGCACAGATGGTTCAGACGAGGATTGAAGTATTTCCAGACATCGCGGGGCTGGTCGATTTTTTTGAGGCCCTTCCAGAATATGAGACATCTATGTACGTCCATAAGAAGATGAAGACCACAGAAGAAAGCTCCCTGGCGGTATTAAAAGAGATCCTGCCGGTGCTGGAAGCCCAGGAGCATTTCACCAATGACGCGCTTTACGGTGTCCTAAAGAATTACGCGAAGGAAAAGGGCTGCAAGAATGGCTACGTATTGTGGCCGGTCCGCACTGCGGTGTCCGGGAAACAGATGACGCCTGCCGGGGCTACGGAGATCATGGAGATCATCGGGAAAGAGGAGACGGTTTCCCGCATACAGAAAGGCATTGAAAAGCTAAGCGCATGCTAA